The sequence below is a genomic window from Carassius auratus strain Wakin chromosome 42, ASM336829v1, whole genome shotgun sequence.
TGTTTGAGCAGACACGCAAGAATGCCAGGTTATCACTACGCTTCCAAAACCCCGTCCTCAGTTGTTCCATTTAACAGTGATGTAGGATTTCTGGAATGTTGTAAATTGCCTCCAGCTCCATCCACTTCAAAAACTAGAGCTCCCTTCAGTCTGAAGTGGTAATAAAGTCATTTACGCTTCGGGTTTGGTGTTGTTTGTGTAATGACAAACCTGTCTTCCCTGCTTCAGGCCGGTAGGAGTGCTGCTACTGCTTCGGGGGGTTGGTCCGAACAGGCCGGTGGTACCCAAAAGGATGGGTCTTACACCAGGCAAACTCCGCATCTGATACTGCCGCAGGTTTCTCCGGGTGGGAACGTTGCTGCCTACGCAGCCCGTGGTTGGAAGGGAGTTAGACTGACCGTAACGACTGCTGAAATGAAACGGAAAGTGTCCTAAAATACCACTCAGATAATATCACAGAAAGAGAAATCAATTGCAAAAGttgtaaaattaaacaaatgtattattatttacatttattaaaaaccgAGATTCTATGTAGGCGTAGTCTTAGTATTGACTTTGACAATGGGGGACTTTAAAAAGACAAAGTTTGACAAAGACTGTGGCATAAAAAAGGAGATTCTTGTTGAGTATCATATGGTCTATTTTCAGACCATGATGTAATCCAGTAGGGAGTGACGGAAAATCATGACTCATGGTCCTAAACACATCTGTGTGGTCTGTGGTATCCGATCATCATTAAAGTCTCtttccaataaataaaaacacagatggCAGTAATTTTGCCCTAAATTAATCAACGTATCTGATGGAGTAAACCTCAAAAGGCCTGTCCTCGGCCCACTGTATGATGTAATTCAGTAAAATTGAGCAACAGAGCTCTTTTTGTCGGGATGACAGCTGTCATGGTGAATATCTTCCACTGAAATTTACTCAATCATTTATAAATAGGTGAAGGATAATGCACAATCAATGGCCATTAATACAAAAGCAATTTATTTAGCAGTAATGATTATCTGTCTGTACATGATCCCGCTTAATACACAGCTGCTTACCGATTTAAATTGctgtaatcatttttttatttatgtgaaaaCATAACAGAGTAATAGTTAAAATACCATTACAAAATCAAGTATTTCAGAATGTGTCGTCATAATAATTTCAAGAATATGACTATTTACAAGAAATGTTTGATATCAGGTTGAAACTTTGagtagttttaatttaataaaaattaataaacacaatgtTTCAGAAGTCCCCCATAGTGTCTCAGGTAtgcttttaaaaaagaagaaatacaaTAGATTTTCACAAGCTAAAATTCTTTGATAGATGTAAAAGCACCCTTTTTATCCATGCATGTTTTCAACATGTTTTGATTGATATTTCACATCAATTGGAATATCTAGGATAacaatgtttctatttttttttttttaatgtacatgtGATTTTCTTTAGATGAAGAGTGTTATACCTTAAGTAATATTGGCCCAAAGGGTTGAAATATGTCAGAGAAGCATGTTCAAaatattaccatattttccggactataagttgcactttttttcatagtttggctggtcctgcgacttatatatgttttttcctcgtcatgatgtatttttggactgatccaacttatacttaggtgcgacttatagtccgaaaaatatgatATGTTAATTTTGGAATTTCATTTACAGTATCATGGTCTCATCATAGGACCTAAATGGATTGAATTTCAACAGAACAAGAATGTCAGATTGTGCCTTGATTCCAACCGTGACTTTCAAATAGGCACGTGCCAGAATCCGCATACTGTGTTTGGTAAGGAAATGACATTTAGAACTTTTAGAACACCTTAACGAAATAAAATACAAGATTCTGTAGAATGTGTCATTCGTTTTCCGTGTCAGTACAGATTCACTATTCGGTTACATCCCAACTTCCAAAATCCACTTTACCTTCTTCTCTGTCCTGTTAGGTCAAGGAGAGTTTTCCTCGAAATCGACCGGAACTGTACCTGCACCTGCTGTTTCCATGACAACAACCTCTTCTTCTGTGTCTCTGTGAAGGCCTGTGAGAGGTGGGAGACGTCAGAGAAGTGAGAGAATCCATTTCCAGTCCAATTCAAGCTCAACACTTCTCAACATACTGTACCTACTGTCTAATGGGACTATGTGTGCTTATTCTAAAATTTAGCatgtcatttgtcatttttgtcacCAAAAAAGGGAACTGTATTCTCACCATCTGCTGACCTCGACAGACTCACATGAGAAACTAAAACACCTTTTGTACttcaatttggaaaaaaaaaacacacctaaTATATGGCTTAAacatcatgaaatcaaaattaatgCTCAGTTAACTTAAGTCTACATTTATTAGCTGAAATTAATTATATGCTAATTCTAGCATACTACctaaaatctgaaatataaatatttttttatctgatacACTATCTTTTATATGATAAGACGactgtaaatatacatatataaaatattatagtatttatacatattttgagTTACTTTTATATTATCcgtttttatgatttatgatttatttattattatattattaaaattttctgtgctttttttaatttacatttttatttctacttCAGTTTGAGTCATTACAATTTTTTGACTGGAACTTATTTAAGTTGATTGCCGAGGAAACTAAATTTTGATTTAGGTATTTCAGCTGTACTTTAATCACTGAAAAAcgatttttaataattatagttttggtaaaaaaaaacaacaccggTTCACTAACTATTTTACTTCAATTATGTGACATTTGTCTGAGTGGAACTGGATATTCAGCAAGTAAGGACTTGATTGTATTCATTGGGAATAATAAAGAGCAGATGAATTTTTCACAATAAAACCAAGAAGTTTCATGTATTAATAAATTTGGATTTCCTGAACACTCACCTCATGGATAAGGCACTTATCAATAAGCTGTAGGTAGGAACTAATGTTCTCCTCATCTGACCCGGAGACAAGGAGCTGTGTGCAAACTGTCACAAAACCAAAGAAAAAGTtagtcacataaaaaaataaaagaaaataaaaaactttttacacAATGGCTAAACTATATTACATTGTCTCATATGGTTATGGAAAACTCAACAAGAGTTAAGGGAAGTAAACTACATAATCTCTGTCTGACATCTTCTGAACCATTTTTCTGTCTGTAAGATAAAGTTGTTTGGAAAAGGAAAGTGGTGACCTAAACATTCCTAACAGCCTCGAATGATTCTCAGTTTACGGGAAGAACTAGGTGTGAACCTTTGCCCATGACGCGAGTGAACTGAGCGGGGATGTCTCCCTCAGTTATGACTGTGGAGCTGCCCTCCGCCTCTCCTCCGCCCAGGTGGGAAGTGGCGATGCTGCTCTTCCCCTCAGCgctcagcaggtggcgctgtgaaGACTCCTCTGTGCTGCAGGCTTTAATGGGTGTCTGGATGATCTGGTGGAGCTCCTGCAAAGGAGCACGTAGATTCCCTCCCTCCAAAATATCCTGAAAGACAGAGAGATGACAGATGAGTGGATGTATGCGTAGTTGTTATATTCGAGGTTGTGGTGCAGCATTATTTTAGACACTTCCATAAATTCAATACGGGCAACTGTCAGGATATTTCAGACATGTAATGAGGCAGAAAATGACATGCGAGTACAAAATAAAGGTCTACCAAAAATACGAGCATGTTTGTTTCCCCGTCGCACGGTGCGACTCTTAACAGGGCCGACACATGCGGGatattaaaactttaaatggAGGAGGTGTCTTACTTCTGATGCTACAAATGCATCGAGATGGAAAGCTTGATGAAAAGGTTGTTCTGAAATTAGACATCAGGCTCCTTCATATCTCTTGTTTCGAATAGTGTGTGCTTAGATGTCATTTAATAAGTAACACACATAAAAAGCACATGTGAAAAATGATAATGGCAGAGGTTTGGGCTTCAGAGTTAGTGTGGAACTGCAGTTAAAGATCAAGGCTGGATACTGAAAGGGTAAAGGTTTAAACCCAAATCTGAACCTCAGTATGAATGACTGCAAATGTAAAGACTTTGATTGATACGTCTGTGCACTATGAGTCAGAATAAACTGACATGGGGAAAGAGAGGCTCTGACCTTCTCCAAACAGCGTAGCATGTTTTGTCTGTCTTTCAGCTTCTGAATACTGATGATGATCTTGTGCCGTGCTCCTTTGGTGACTTGCTATATCAGAGAAAAACAACATTCAAAATCTGACATTCACGTAGTATGCAAAGCTGCTACaacatataaaatgtacaaatctatatatgtacatacatgatGGATAAAATATATAAGATTCCCCTTCAATTAATGGGTGATCTATAGCCAAATTTAACATATAAATTGCCTGTTTAACTCTTCCAataaggcctatatatattattccacaaaaaaaaaaaaaaaaaaaaaaaaaaaaaacattacatggtTTCACTAAAATgagaatttttaattatttaaatcacagCCAGGTTGTAATAATTAGTTCCcttcatttgaattgaattaaatagtCACAATTAACCTAAAATGAGGGAACAAGTTAATAAATTATGgaaacaatttattttagatttttggcCAAGATATCTTTAAATGGCTtaaaaatagagagaaaaaaaatgtcagtagggtaagatatataaatataattcaaaagggaaaacaaatgtatttttcctaCCCTATTTGcaatttttctttcatattttaatcatttttattgattTCTCTAAACACAAGACATATTATCTTGAAAAATATCTTAAAgtgaatctattttattttacatatgtgaccctggaccaaaccgtcttaagtctctggggtaaatttgtagcaatagccaaaaatacattgtatggatcaaaattatagatttttttttttttatggcaaaaatcattaggatattaagtaaatatcaagctccatgaagatattttgtaaatttccaacagtaaatatatatatatataaatattaaatattttgctaATAAATGGATTGCTatcgattttctcaatatttaggaatgtcagattccagattctcaaatagttctatctcagacaaatattgtccgatcataaCATATCAAGCTCatttagaaaaattgacacttaagacttaagttttgtggtccaggaacacatatgtttaattatttatactgGAATCcaagacaaaaatattgagcaggaAAGTCATTTTTGCAGCGTAGCAATGGAGCGCATGAAGGGTTAAAACACCAACCTGAGCTTCCAACTGCTGCTCCGTCAGTGACATCATCTCATCATAGGTCAAGGTGGAGAAGAGCCCAGCGTACTTATGGAGACGGAGACTCTTCAGCCATGACGGCACATCTGAGAGTGACATCACATCATTTCGGATGAAAAGCAATGCAGGATAACATTTCTTGTGAGTGTGCTAGTTTTTAAAATCTGGGCTCATCATGactaattatgtatttttaagatCTGTTTACTAAAACAGTAAATATAGTGTCCTGTTTGGTCAAGTTTCAAATGCACATAATTCCATGGCTCACCCCTCATCCCGCTGCCCTCCTCATGGAATGTACTTCGGACAGCAGCGTGTTCCTCCAGGTGCTCGCTGCCTCCGCTGCCCGAGGACGCCACGCTGCTCTGAGGAGAGATGGGGGCGTGGTCGGGGGCCGGCCCGCGGGGACGCAGGTCCTCCTGGGACAGCCATTCGTGCCCCAGAGGCTGGTTAGATCCGCCACTCATCGGAGGGGTCAGAGACACTGAACGCCTCAGAGGACTGTGCTGCCCACCCGACAGGACTGCGAGAAAACAAACATACAGCGTGTGTGAGATCAGGCCACAGGGATCATCATGAACACAAACAAATCAGGACTGTTATATTTCTGGAATCTTCTGTCAAAAGCGTCAACTTTAAAAGCCTCGATTAGTAGCTCTGTTGTCTCGAGGCAGACATAAGGGtgaatattttaaaacttttctgTCTGGTCAGTGTGGACAATCGGGCAGTCGAGTTGTACGGGGTGGTCACACTAAGCATGCAAAATTATTTTGGACTGCAATGAATATGAGCAACAGGATATGATTTCATATTCCAGGgctattttgaataataaatgagTTCAAAATGTTATACCATCTAGCATCACTGCATACCATGCATC
It includes:
- the LOC113060748 gene encoding protein Smaug homolog 1-like isoform X1, coding for MMFRDQVGVLAGWFKGWNECEQTVALLSLLKRVSRTQARFLQLCLEHSLADCTELHVLEREANNPVLISQWQSESKERVISLVLTHLPLLKPGNVEAKVEYMSLLPKILGHTIELGRHLEESRQLLSYALIHPATSLEDRGNLALWLNHLEERAAARGAGDSLERAPSSHHGQPPHLYPHHQRYGSDDRLNGWQGSRDSGLGSWQQQQQGCENGHLSLYPSSSVPSTINAVGTGSGTNTILSGGQHSPLRRSVSLTPPMSGGSNQPLGHEWLSQEDLRPRGPAPDHAPISPQSSVASSGSGGSEHLEEHAAVRSTFHEEGSGMRDVPSWLKSLRLHKYAGLFSTLTYDEMMSLTEQQLEAQQVTKGARHKIIISIQKLKDRQNMLRCLEKDILEGGNLRAPLQELHQIIQTPIKACSTEESSQRHLLSAEGKSSIATSHLGGGEAEGSSTVITEGDIPAQFTRVMGKVCTQLLVSGSDEENISSYLQLIDKCLIHEAFTETQKKRLLSWKQQVQVQFRSISRKTLLDLTGQRRSSRYGQSNSLPTTGCVGSNVPTRRNLRQYQMRSLPGVRPILLGTTGLFGPTPRSSSSTPTGLKQGRQGLWFANPGGSNSMPSRTHSSVQRTRSLPVHTNPHTMAMFQQTDLQVPVTEPDINNRLESLCLSMTEHALGDGVDRTSTI
- the LOC113060748 gene encoding protein Smaug homolog 1-like isoform X2 yields the protein MMFRDQVGVLAGWFKGWNECEQTVALLSLLKRVSRTQARFLQLCLEHSLADCTELHVLEREANNPVLISQWQSESKERVISLVLTHLPLLKPGNVEAKVEYMSLLPKILGHTIELGRHLEESRQLLSYALIHPATSLEDRGNLALWLNHLEERAAARGAGDSLERAPSSHHGQPPHLYPHHQRYGSDDRLNGWQGSRDSGLGSWQQQQQGCENGHLSLYPSSSVPSTINAVGTGSGTNTILSGGQHSPLRRSVSLTPPMSGGSNQPLGHEWLSQEDLRPRGPAPDHAPISPQSSVASSGSGGSEHLEEHAAVRSTFHEEGSGMRDVPSWLKSLRLHKYAGLFSTLTYDEMMSLTEQQLEAQQVTKGARHKIIISIQKLKDRQNMLRCLEKDILEGGNLRAPLQELHQIIQTPIKACSTEESSQRHLLSAEGKSSIATSHLGGGEAEGSSTVITEGDIPAQFTRVMGKVCTQLLVSGSDEENISSYLQLIDKCLIHEAFTETQKKRLLSWKQQVQVQFRSISRKTLLDLTGQRRSRYGQSNSLPTTGCVGSNVPTRRNLRQYQMRSLPGVRPILLGTTGLFGPTPRSSSSTPTGLKQGRQGLWFANPGGSNSMPSRTHSSVQRTRSLPVHTNPHTMAMFQQTDLQVPVTEPDINNRLESLCLSMTEHALGDGVDRTSTI